The following proteins are co-located in the Xylanibacillus composti genome:
- a CDS encoding response regulator transcription factor, whose translation MESQNILLVDNEEEIRDILKLHLLNAEMKVFEADSGQRALSILNQEPIDLIILDLMMERMDGWEVLKHMQQQQLRTPVIVLSARQMETDKIEALDLGADDYMTKPFSPGELIARIQAILRRSKPDLRIKQFKLGASIFDVEGSFIQNCSETIPLSPIEGAMLELFLQNPGKIFTHKEIFREVWKLDHVDNNSVKVYVNYLRKKIGDDPAKPRYIQTIRGIGYRFLGDPS comes from the coding sequence GTGGAATCTCAAAATATACTGCTGGTAGATAATGAAGAGGAAATCCGGGACATCCTGAAGCTGCATCTGTTGAATGCAGAGATGAAGGTTTTTGAAGCCGATTCCGGTCAGCGTGCCTTGTCCATTCTAAATCAAGAGCCAATTGATTTGATCATACTGGATCTGATGATGGAGCGGATGGATGGCTGGGAAGTTCTGAAACACATGCAGCAGCAGCAGTTGAGAACCCCCGTAATCGTGCTCAGTGCCAGACAAATGGAAACGGACAAAATCGAAGCCCTTGATCTGGGCGCGGATGATTATATGACAAAACCCTTCAGCCCCGGTGAACTCATCGCCCGGATCCAAGCGATTCTGAGAAGAAGCAAGCCGGACTTGCGAATCAAACAGTTCAAACTGGGCGCAAGCATCTTCGATGTCGAAGGCTCGTTCATTCAGAATTGTTCCGAAACGATCCCCCTGTCCCCTATCGAAGGTGCGATGCTTGAACTTTTCCTGCAAAATCCGGGTAAAATTTTTACCCACAAAGAGATTTTCCGAGAAGTTTGGAAGCTGGATCATGTTGACAACAACTCAGTGAAAGTGTACGTGAATTATCTGAGAAAAAAAATCGGAGATGATCCCGCTAAGCCACGGTATATCCAGACCATTCGGGGAATCGGTTATCGTTTTTTAGGGGACCCCTCATGA